A stretch of Salvelinus alpinus chromosome 4, SLU_Salpinus.1, whole genome shotgun sequence DNA encodes these proteins:
- the irx2a gene encoding iroquois-class homeodomain protein IRX-2a, producing MSYPQGYLYQPPGSLALYSCPAYGASALAAPRSDELARSSSGSAFSPYPGSAAAFTASASGFSSPMPYSTDPATGFPSYMSSPYDAQGMAGALSYHPYGSPGYPYQLNDPAYRKNATRDATATLKAWLQEHRKNPYPTKGEKIMLAIITKMTLTQVSTWFANARRRLKKENKMTWAPRNKSEDEDDGDGERNDDRLEKNLDHSETSAEDEGISLQVDTLTDHSCSAESDGDKVSCRIGDLVCESGSDTKDKCEDDDDDHELENDERHRSLSSKPVTSSPLTGLEASVLNHHHRENNNKSCLDSRISGPHNQAVKPKLWSLAEIATSDPKQQQHHPGQTCPSLGLLTSTSSTPSPAVPGAVYSASSILGRPIYYTSPFYSNYTNYGNFSPLQGQGIVPYNSAANDGLTQTATEVSTMHKHTTDSLLKTNSNHIEQQFRPSHLYSKKGESCILLLRQDAWPAALQLFSSETGPKD from the exons ATGTCTTACCCCCAGGGTTACCTCTACCAGCCGCCGGGCTCCCTGGCGCTCTACTCCTGCCCGGCTTACGGGGCTTCTGCCCTGGCTGCCCCGAGGAGCGACGAGCTGGCCAGGTCGTCCAGTGGATCAGCCTTTAGTCCTTACCCCGGATCAGCTGCTGCCTTCACGGCTTCAGCCAGCGGCTTCTCCAGCCCAATGCCATACTCCACAGACCCTGCCACGGGATTCCCTTCCTACATG AGCTCTCCTTACGACGCGCAGGGCATGGCCGGGGCGCTCAGCTACCACCCCTACGGTAGCCCGGGATACCCCTACCAGCTCAACGACCCGGCCTACCGCAAGAACGCGACCCGAGACGCCACCGCCACGCTGAAGGCCTGGCTACAGGAGCACAGGAAGAACCCCTACCCCACCAAGGGAGAGAAGATCATGTTGGCCATCATTACTAAGATGACCCTAACGCAGGTGTCCACCTGGTTCGCCAACGCCAGGAGGAGGCTGAAGAAAGAGAACAAGATGACGTGGGCTCCCCGGAATAAGAGTGAGGATGAGGACgatggagacggagagaggaatGATGACCGCTTGGAGAAAAATCTTGACCACAGCGAGACGTCCGCGGAGGATGAAG GTATCAGTTTGCAGGTTGATACCCTCACAGACCATTCTTGTTCAGCGGAGTCTGATGGGGATAAGGTGAGCTGTCGGATCGGAGACCTGGTCTGTGAGTCTGGGTCAGATACTAAGGACAAatgtgaggatgatgatgatgatcacgAACTGGAGAATGATGAACGACACCGAAGCCTGTCATCTAAACCCGTGACATCATCACCACTAACAGGGCTTGAGGCCTCGGTCTTAAACCATCACCACcgggaaaacaacaacaaatcaTGTCTTGACAGCCGAATCTCAGGTCCTCACAATCAAGCCGTCAAACCCAAACTGTGGTCTTTAGCGGAGATCGCTACTTCAGACccgaagcagcagcagcatcacccGGGGCAGACTTGTCCATCCCTCGGTCTTctaacctccacctcctccaccccctccccggCTGTCCCTGGCGCTGTGTACTCCGCCTCTTCCATCCTAGGACGACCCATCTACTACACGTCTCCGTTTTACAGTAATTACACAAACTATGGCAACTTCAGCCCGCTGCAGGGTCAAGGGATTGTGCCATATAACTCTGCTGCTAACGACGGACTCACACAGACCGCTACCGAGGTCAGCACCATGCATAAACACACCACTGACTCTCTGCTTAAAACGAACTCGAACCACATTGAACAACAGTTCAGACCCTCACATTTATACTCTAAGAAAG GGGAGAGCTGCATCTTGCTCCTCAGACAAGACGCCTGGCCTGCAGCACTACAGCTGTTCTCCTCAGAGACAGGCCCGAAGGATTAA